One Rhodoferax ferrireducens T118 DNA segment encodes these proteins:
- a CDS encoding ABC transporter permease has translation MKTPLILKKLFRRRIVLGAAICLLVVVLVALLANVITGYDPNETAVSQRLSVPTATHLMGTDELGRDLFARIAFGGRYSLTIAALTATGAIAFGTLFGLVAGFFRRLDAPIMRVVDAMMSFPDILLAIALVAILGPSMFNVVLALVLVYTPRVARVVRASTLVVRELLFVEAARAVGVSTARILWRHILPNLMSPILVQASFIFAYAILAEAALSFLGVGVPPEIPTWGTMVAGSQQYAHDALWVVLFPGFAIILTALSLQLLGDGVRDLLDPRLKKSM, from the coding sequence ATGAAAACTCCGCTGATTCTCAAAAAACTGTTCCGACGCCGTATCGTACTGGGCGCCGCCATCTGCTTGCTGGTTGTGGTGCTGGTCGCTTTGCTGGCCAACGTGATCACCGGTTATGACCCGAATGAGACCGCAGTCAGCCAGCGCCTGTCGGTGCCTACGGCCACCCATCTCATGGGCACCGACGAACTTGGACGGGATCTGTTTGCGCGCATTGCCTTTGGCGGCCGCTATTCACTCACCATTGCGGCGTTGACGGCCACAGGCGCCATTGCGTTTGGCACGTTATTTGGCCTGGTGGCGGGATTTTTCCGTCGGCTGGACGCGCCCATCATGCGCGTGGTGGACGCGATGATGTCTTTCCCCGACATCCTGCTGGCCATTGCCCTGGTAGCCATTCTGGGGCCGTCCATGTTCAACGTGGTGCTGGCGCTGGTGCTGGTGTACACGCCGCGCGTGGCACGGGTGGTACGTGCCTCCACGCTGGTGGTGCGTGAGCTGCTGTTTGTGGAGGCGGCGCGGGCCGTGGGCGTGTCAACTGCCCGCATTTTGTGGCGGCATATTCTGCCCAACCTGATGTCGCCCATTCTGGTGCAGGCCTCCTTTATCTTTGCCTATGCCATTTTGGCCGAGGCGGCGCTTTCCTTTCTGGGCGTGGGCGTGCCGCCTGAAATACCGACCTGGGGCACCATGGTGGCCGGTAGCCAGCAGTATGCGCATGACGCACTCTGGGTTGTTCTGTTTCCCGGATTCGC